From a region of the Helicobacter hepaticus ATCC 51449 genome:
- the glmS gene encoding glutamine--fructose-6-phosphate transaminase (isomerizing) encodes MCGIVGYIGRDEKKEILLNGLKELEYRGYDSAGIAVLSENELQTFRSVGKLSNLESKCKNFSSTDFGVSIGHTRWATHGKPTEANAHPHIAAFSNVVHNGIIENYQEIKHALEQKGHTFLSQTDTEVIVHLFEEYTQTFTDSLQAFKATIAELKGAFAILLITKKAPDCIFYAKNGSPLIIGKSATKQDEIYFASSDAPLIGLVESVVYLQDGDIGVMKLGAFDTLKGAKKLNSTKGYAQKEGYRYFMEKEIYEQHKVLLETMMGRVSEGDIILNEIESHFFNDIQSISICACGTSYHAGLSAKYLFERLAKIKTNVLIASEFRYSQPVMNKNELFIVISQSGETADTLEALKLAKKNGLKSLAICNVDNSSIVREADVSLLTRAGIEKGVASTKAFATQMMLLWILSVYIGKIRGHIAQKELETHIAQMVASAKKTYIESDMHEHIKRLSKRYLHGHGFFFIGRDVFYPLALEGALKLKEISYLHAEGYPSGEMKHGPIALADSELFTLALMPTHLLFDKIKSNVEELSARDATICAVSAQPIKGVDDMILISPCQSYMEEFFAMMVVLQLFALEVAIRLGNDVDMPRNLAKSVTVE; translated from the coding sequence ATGTGCGGTATTGTAGGCTATATTGGTCGAGATGAAAAAAAAGAGATTCTTTTAAATGGCTTAAAGGAGCTAGAATATCGTGGTTACGATAGTGCAGGAATTGCGGTATTAAGCGAAAATGAATTGCAAACTTTTCGCTCTGTTGGAAAATTAAGCAATTTAGAATCTAAATGCAAAAATTTTAGCTCCACAGATTTTGGCGTGAGTATCGGGCATACGCGTTGGGCTACGCACGGCAAACCTACCGAAGCAAATGCCCACCCTCATATCGCCGCTTTTAGCAATGTTGTGCATAATGGCATTATTGAAAATTATCAAGAAATTAAACACGCTTTGGAACAAAAAGGACATACTTTTCTCTCGCAAACTGATACCGAAGTGATTGTGCATTTATTTGAGGAATATACACAAACTTTTACAGATTCTCTCCAAGCCTTTAAAGCGACTATTGCTGAGCTCAAAGGTGCTTTTGCCATTTTGCTTATTACCAAAAAAGCACCCGATTGTATCTTTTATGCCAAAAATGGCTCACCGCTTATCATTGGCAAAAGCGCGACAAAGCAAGATGAAATTTATTTTGCAAGCTCTGATGCGCCACTCATAGGACTTGTAGAGAGTGTAGTATATTTGCAAGATGGCGATATAGGCGTGATGAAACTTGGCGCATTTGACACGCTCAAAGGTGCAAAAAAACTAAATAGCACCAAAGGCTACGCACAAAAAGAAGGGTATCGCTACTTTATGGAGAAAGAAATCTATGAGCAACACAAAGTTCTCCTTGAAACTATGATGGGACGCGTGAGTGAGGGAGATATTATCCTCAATGAAATAGAATCTCACTTTTTTAATGATATACAAAGTATTAGCATTTGTGCGTGTGGGACAAGCTATCACGCGGGATTAAGCGCAAAATACCTCTTTGAACGTTTGGCAAAAATAAAAACAAATGTGCTCATTGCAAGCGAATTTCGCTATTCTCAACCTGTGATGAATAAAAATGAGCTTTTTATTGTCATCTCCCAAAGTGGTGAAACTGCCGATACACTTGAAGCCCTCAAGCTTGCAAAAAAAAATGGCTTAAAAAGCCTCGCTATTTGCAATGTAGATAATAGCTCTATTGTGCGTGAAGCCGATGTCTCGCTCCTCACTCGTGCAGGAATTGAAAAAGGCGTGGCAAGCACAAAAGCATTTGCAACGCAAATGATGTTGCTGTGGATTCTAAGCGTGTATATAGGCAAAATACGCGGACATATCGCACAAAAAGAGCTAGAAACTCATATCGCACAAATGGTAGCTTCGGCAAAAAAAACTTATATAGAATCCGATATGCACGAACACATTAAACGTCTATCAAAGCGATATTTACACGGACACGGATTTTTCTTTATCGGGCGAGATGTGTTTTATCCTCTCGCACTTGAGGGTGCGCTTAAGCTCAAAGAGATTAGCTATCTTCACGCTGAAGGCTACCCAAGCGGAGAAATGAAGCACGGACCTATTGCACTAGCAGATTCTGAGCTTTTTACCCTTGCTCTTATGCCTACACATTTACTTTTTGATAAAATTAAAAGCAATGTAGAAGAGCTAAGTGCGCGTGATGCAACTATTTGTGCAGTAAGTGCGCAACCCATTAAAGGCGTTGATGATATGATTCTTATCTCA